The Narcine bancroftii isolate sNarBan1 chromosome 8, sNarBan1.hap1, whole genome shotgun sequence region TGTATTCAAATATTACTCATTCTGGATGAATCTGTCCAGCTTTCAATCTGGTAGAATTCTTGAGTTGTACTACAAGATGTATATCAGACTCGTGAATGGTTATTCACTAGAGCTATCAGCCTCTGAAGGTACTTTTTTTGTATACTACTTTGAAATCCTCTTGGACATTGCATTAGTTTTATGACCAATTGTATGGTTATAAATCCATTACTTAGATGTTCAATTTCTTCTAACTTTCATAATTAATTTGTCCAGGTAAACaaaaaaatctacagacactAGTGTCTAGTGAGATACTGGAGAAATAGCAGGACACGCTAAGATCTGATGTTTTGTCCTTGAGCCTTTCAGATCTCTACAATTATCAGAGTTTAAAGTTGTACAATTTACCAGATTGTCCCAAGAACACAGCCCAAAATGTTTGTCTACATCAAAATTTCCTTTTCTGCTTCCGTTTtttttgccgatgacaccacagttgttgacagaatcacagacGTCAATGAGGAAGTGGATAGAAGTAAGATGGATCAGCTAGTTGAAAGGTGTCACAacaccaccttgcactcaacattagcaaaaccaaggagataattgtggacttcaggaggggtctgcaatggagagggtcagaacttcaaattcctggtgtcaacattttggtggATCTGTCACTGAACactcaaacttctacagttgtaccttgaagagcattctgtctggctccatcactgtctggtttggagacGCCAATGCATAGGACGGGAAAagactgcagagggttgttaaattgacctgcgacatcatggccaccagtcttcactccattcaggACATCTGCTAGATGTGACATCTTGAGagggcagcctctatcctccaggacccccactacccaggctatgccttcttcactctgctacaatcagaaaaaaggtacagaggcctgaagacaagcactcagttaCACAAAACAGCTTCATTCCTTcatccatcagatttctgaatgaacaatgagccacagacactaCCTGGTTTTATTTTTCTGCTTCCAATTCTTCTACTTTCCTGAttgtccacattttttttttgcaccaataTTTGATGGAATCTTAGTTGATAAAATACCTTTTAGAAATCTTCATATAGCTCATCGACGCTTTCCTTCATGCACAGGATGTGTAAATCGGACAAACGTgatttcacaaagccatgttgagttTGTATGATCACTCAGATTTTCAGTTTCTGTTTATAACATGTTAATTTTGAGCAATTTCTCTATGGAAGACATGAGACTAACTGAAGTATTCCaagattccaaaaaaaaaaaaaaatttacaaaaaaaaccaaaatgacAATGCTGCCCAAGCTGCTGTAATGTCATTGTTGCCACTGATGCAGACCAAGGAGAGCAGGGAGAGAAAGCACTCCCCAAAGGGTCCTACTGGCATTGGGATTctacaggttttaaacagcctgttaaagaagccaacagtgttttatttaaaatcctgcaactgcgagaactgggcccaagatggtgtgCCTGTGTATGGCAGGGgctatgaggggttgcagactttgtaggagcagtggactggcacagtGCAACAGTAACAGGAAGAACACCTCCTACTTATAAGAGGAaagatggtgaccacagtggcaaggggctctgtggctgaacgACATACACAGGCTGTTGACAACTTGGCTGTTGGTGACTTCAGACTGCATGCTGATGGAGACTGACTTATGAGGACCAGGTACTGGAACTagaattcaagagggtgctggggAGAAAGGACTCTGAAGGctctgggtgctgaaggcttcttcatTGTGTCAGAGGTCTGGATTGCCAAATTATTTGAACTGGAGACTTGTGCGGCTGCAGATGCTGCAGGAGTGcttgaggcaaatccatggatactcagtgccttggtggggtggggggggggggctttcttttgcttctctttgactgCAAGGGGCACTGGCAATGCTAATGGCAGACAAAAGGAAAAACTGTATAgaacatttctgttttcttacatgaccttaaaagaatcttgaatcttaaatataTAGTAAGCCTATTGTCTCCTGCTTGCTTTCTTCCACCCTTTTGAATAAACGAGTTATagttaacattttcacatttAATGGAAATTTTGGAAAATACATCAATTATCTCACTGGCCAACTCTTTTAAGATGGCCATCAAGAAATGAAacattaaaaacaacattggagaaaaccaacaggtcaaacaatgtactttataaagaaaaaagataaataaagATATATCTTTATTAGAACCAAAGATTCACAGTGCAgtatttcagcccttctagtctgggctgaacctttttttcccccgtcCCACTGACTCGCACCCAGCCCATCGCTCCCCATCCACCTCTATCCACCCACCTCGCTCCCCATCCACCTCTATCCACCCACCTCGCTCCCCATCCACCTCTATCCACCCACCTCGCTCCCCATCCACCTCTATCCACCCACCTCGCTCCCCATCCACCTCTATCCACCCACCTCGCTCCCCATCCACCTCTATCCACCCACCTCGCTCCCCATCCACCTCTATCCACCCACCTCGCTCCCCATCCACCTCTATCCACCCACCTCGCTCCCCATCCACCTCTATCCACCCACCTCGCTCCCCATCCACCTCTATCCACCCACCTCGCTCCCCATCCACCTCTATCCACCCACCTCGCTCTCCATCCACCTCTATCCACCCACCTCGCTCCCCATCCACCTCTATCCACCCACCTCGCTCCccatccacctctctctctctctcaaatccactatttgatctgctgagcttctccaccattctgtaagggatactggaatgtgaggagtcaagcaagtgctaattaagaatgaagtattatgggttaacttaaggtgaagggatactggaatgtgaggtgtcaagcaagtgctcattagaaacgaagaatgggttaaatcagggtgaagggatgctggaatgggaagaagggttataaaagtataataaaataaggatcttcaaaacaggatagcaagtagcaagtcttggggattgattaatgagtaaagaacaaagacatgatatttcctggctaacaagtttgcaggacggcacataaactgataggaagttagaatccacgtgggcagaattacctagtgctaaaccaatccaggaggcagaatgttagggggaaggtatctctgaaATGAAAtgcataaaagttgggtcagcctcagtattcccagggtaaggggaagcacccaactttgcattgttgtcatagtataataaaagttctttgttctcaatttttgtctcgagtaaattctgtgaaggtacttctgtttctcacaattctCCTTTTAACTTCAATCACGTTGTCCGCAGACATTCCATGAGCTCTGCTTCTCCttgcacagatactgcctgagctTCCGCGCCGCCAGCTTCCGACCCCCAGCATCAGTGGGGGCTTTTGTTCTGCTTTCAGGGCACTTCAGGCATCATCTGAGGTTTGCTTTTAGTTTCTATTCACTCCGGGTTCTGTGAAGGTTGGAACAGGTTGCAACTGATTCTTCAcgctgcattttaaatgaaaactcTGGGGAGCAcgtagcatttaaaaaaaataggtaagTCCCCTTTTGCACCCGTCAGCCATTGCTGTGGGACTACAGAGTTTCTCACCGATAGTAGATCATGAGGCCACAAAGCAGCGACCCCTTCCGAAACCCACGACCGGCTCACTCCTTGAAGACCAGACTGCGCACGCGCGCAGAACCAGCCCGTCCTCGGACGCAGGCGCGCAGAACCAGCCCGTCCTCGGCCGCACGCGCATGCGCATTCCTGGCGCCTGATTGGTCGTTGGCAGGCATGCGCGTCGAGGATCTGCTCCCGGAGCGCGGCCGACTCCTGCGCCGAATGTGGGCTTCCGTGTCCCTCTCCCGCCGGTGGAGGGCCGGAAACCGTCTCCGGCCGGCGGCCCAAAGCGGGTCGTCCTCCGGATGTCGTTCGGCCCCATGCCAGGCCTGCGGAAGCCGACGACGCTCCGGGCCGGCGGCAGCTCCCAGCCCCAATGCTTCCTTCATTACGACTCCCATTTTCTACGTCAATGCGCCTCCTCACATCGGGCACTTGTCCTCGGCCGTGTTGGCCGACGCCTTGTATCGTTGCAAGGTCTTACTGGGCACCGAAGCAAAGTTCACAACAGGTACTGGACAATGAACGGCGAACGCAGCTCTCACCCGCATCTCCAGCCCCCAGACGCCACGAACCCTGATCCtcacccaccagcctccgcatccaacacgaTCCCACAGCCAGGCatagccttccatagggaccgctcccACCCTGATTCTCTCGTGTGCCCACCCATCGCACCTTCCCCTATGGCCACAGGACTtgcacccacaccccctccctcacctcggaccggggccccaaacaggcctttcaagtgaagccacacttgaCTTGTGCATCCGCAGAACTAATTTCCTGCATCCGGTGCTGcctctgtggccttctcgacatcggagagactgggagatcaccttCACTCCGTCTGCAGAGACCACCCAGTAGCcagttctgggtcacactcccacactcacgtcTGTCCATGTCCATGGcctcacccgcaaattggaggaacaacaccagattttccatctgggcattaacattggcttttctggtttctgctaacctgttctcccccatcccccccccccgccccccattcccttcccctttccaattctcctccctcccttcccctcccatcaCCGAGCCATCCCTTCTTTCTTTGATCGCTGctgactctccctccctccctcccttctccacctatcacctccagccctcttcccacttttttgtTTGGATCGATGCCAGCTGACATTTctccataccttggtgaaggactcaaccctgaaatgtcagtaatgtatttttacctttgccatataaaggacactgcttgacctgctgagtttctccagctttgtgtttttactatagaaACAGTTCTTGAGACAGGCCCAAACCCTGTCACTGGAAAGACTAATTATCCAAAAATCCAGTTCAATCAAGTTATTTAAGTATggcaataaatataaaagtaaaATATTTGCATCTCCTTATTGATGTGATTACTCTTTGTCATGTTTCATATCAATGACAACTCAAACTGAAAGAAAACTGCCGATGCTGGAACTCTGAAGGAAAAATGCTAGTcctggagaagggttaggtatTGCTTCAGATCTAATCTGCTGAGTGTTTTAAACCTTTTCTATTTTTTCCTACATAGAACATTTACATGGCTAAGATAAAGAGTTcagtaaatgtgtgtttttaaaaaccTCCAAGCCATTGTAATGCAGTCAACTACACCACAAGTCCTTTCTCATTTGATTGAAATATGTATGTATTTGTTGTCAGATTTTGTTGCATAACACAGTGCCTTCTTTTATTTCAGGGACGGATGAGCATGGCCTCAAAATTCAACAAGCTGCAGATGCTACAGCTAAGAACCCATTGGACCTCTGTGCCAGTGTATCTGAGGAGTTCAGGAAATTGTTCCACAAATCCCAAGTTTCATACACAGATTACATTCGAACTACAGAGGAGCGTCACAAAACCGCTGTCCAACATTTTTGGTGTGTTTTGCGTGAAAACGGTTACCTTTACCAAGCAACATATGAGGGATGGTATTCTATTCCAGATGAGACTTTCCTTTCTGATTCACAAGTTTTAGAAAGAAGAGACATTCATGGGAACTTTATTAAAGTATCTTTGGAAAGTGGTCACAAGGTAATCATGTGCCTGACATTGTGTTGGTGACTGTAATCAACTATATAACGTTAATTGAACCATTAGATGGTATTATTACAATTTGCatgttaatgaaaaagatcagtAGGTGTATTTGTTCATTGTGCCATATCTGAATTTTTCATAAGTGAAAAGATTTATTTAATATGTAATAAAAATACATTTGTCGCAGAGCAGATATGGaggaagttaatgtttcagatacatTAGCACTGTGAGTGATAAATATTGCAGTACATTGACATGaaacattcttttttttctttctcttcttatattctgcctgacctgcaaaataatttcagcatttttattttagattcctTCCAACTGTGATATTTTGTTCAATTGAAAACTGCTTTGGCTTATAGTGTTGACTCAAGGTTGaaagaaaattgatttttttctattAACATTTAGTGATGTGACTTGCAAATTAAGTCTGCTGAAATTGACTTCTCTCCGTATTCATCTCCTGCTGAACCTTGATTCAACCCTAAAAGATCACGTTCCACTCTTATCAAGGTATTATCAGTGTTCCATTTGGCACAGCGACATTCCCAATAATAGTTTCGCTCTTTTTAGTATTTTTCACTTTGTAAGTATATTATACTTCATGCTTCACATTGAGTGATAGACTTGTTGCACACTGCAGCTTTCATCTGGAGAAAACTGATGCTCTCATTGTACTTTGGATTATTCTAACTTTTATTTTTAACCAACAGGTAGAATGGACTAAAGAAGAAAATTACATGTTCAAACTGTCAGAGTTTACACCAAATTTGTTAGAGTGGTTAAAGAAGAATCCACAAGTAATACGTCCTGAAAAATTCCACCACATTGTTCTCCGTTGGTTGCAGAAAGAAATTCCAGATCTATCAGTGTCACGACAAAGGAGTCGTTTGAAGTGGGGCATTCCAGTTCCTCAAGATCCAACGCAAACAATTTACGTGTGGTTGGATGCTTTAGTTAATTATTTGACTGTAGCAGGTTATCCAAAGAATCAAAATCTGCCTGCATTTCACCACATTATTGGGAAGGATATTCTCAAGTTTCATGCTATATATTGGCCTGCTTTCCTGATAGCAGCTGGCATGCAGTTACCAAAACACATCTATGTTCATTCACATTGGACAGTCAATGGCCAGAAGATGTCCAAGAGCCTTGGAAATGTTGTTGATCCCATGGAAAGAATTTCTGTATACACTGCTGATGGCTTCAGATATTTTTTGCTGCGCCAAGGTGTGCCAGATTCAGACTGTGACTATTATGACGATAAAGTTGTGAAAGTTCTAAATGCAGAGCTTGCAGATGCATTGGGAGGTCTCCTTAACCGCTGTACAGGCACAAGCCTGAATCCTAATCAAATCTACTCTATGTTTTCAAATCACTGTTTTCCTGAAAGGCATCCTGAAGACAACAGGCCCCTCATAAGCAGAGCAACAGCTGAAGATTACAAAATGATTCAGTTGGTTGAGCAACTACCCTTGAACGTTAAGGACTACTTtgaaaatttacaaatttacaaagCCTTAGAAGCCATTCAATTTTGTGTTCGGTTAACAAATGGTTTTTTCCAGAGGCACACTCCATGGAAACTTGACCGGAAAATTGCTGAAGAATGTTGCTGGCTAGAAACTATACTTCACATCACTTTGGAGTGCCTCCGTGTTTATGGAATCTTACTGCAGCCAGTAGTCCCAACAATTGCAAATCAACTGCTTTCACGTATAGCTATTGGCCCACATGAACGAGACTGGGGAGATTTGAACTTCTTGGCCAGATACCATAAtaatatttgcatttttgaaggaagaAAATTAGGCCCTGATACAGGATTCCTGTTTAATAGATTAGAAAGGACAGAAAAAGTACCAAGCAAAACTCGAGGCAATCAGAGGAAGTTGAATATGCAGCatattctgaaataaatttgaGATGATAAATTACTCAGAGTTCTACGCGATTAATGTCCTGAAGATATTGTATGTATATTAAACAATAATTGTCATGTAAAATTGATGGTACTATATATTTTACCTGCCATTTATaaatctctttagccacatatttagctgcattaacttcctatttctagccttATTAATGCATGACACTCCTGAGATTGCAactctggaggtcctgtccttcaactatGCACCTAACTCTTTGCAAGACCTCCTCATTGAtacctacatggaccacgacatctggctgctcaccctccctcctgagaatactaAGAACTTCATCCAAGATATCACggaccctggcatcagggaggctagaattaaattgagaatttctcttaatttgttcATAATTCTCACCTGTAAATGGCATAACTTCACTCTTAAcccaattgactttataaccCAATATAATCCCAAAATCTTCCAATTTAGGCTGCAAGTTTTGAAATGAATTAAttggttctgtcagatatatcagaacatcatcagTAAATacattgattttatgttcttcctaatTGATCCTGAAACCCTTTATGTCTGAATCTAGACGAATAGATGCTGTAAACGGTTCAAtagccatcctcaacattcattggagcgctttcatccctaacgtcgaagtactcgagatggcagaggtcgacagcatcgagtccacgctgctgaagatccagctgcgctgggtgggtcacatctccagaatggaggaccatcgccttcccaagatcgtgttatatggcgagctctccactggccaccgtgacaggtgcaccaaagaaaaggtacaaggactgcctaaagaaatctcttggtgcctcccacattgaccaccgccagtgggctgatatcgcatcaaaccgtgcatcttggcacctcacagttcggcgggcagcaacctcctttgaagaagaccgcagagcccacctcactgacaaaaggcaaaggaggaaaaacccaacacccaaccccaaccaaccaatttaccgctgcaaccgtgtctacctgtcccgcattggacttgtcagccacaaacgagcctgcagctgacgtggacatttaccccctccataaatcttcgtccgcgaagccaagccaaagagaagagccaGGAGTAAAAgaactggagataatggacaaccttgtctgctAAATCTGGGCAGTGGGAATGTGGATGAAATTTGACGATTAGTTATTAGGATCAAAATATAGAGctctaacccaattaataaatgtttgtcctcATCCAaattttttccagcattttaaataaaaactcccactccagtctgtcaaaggctttctccacATCTAGAACCATGACGACACTCAAGTCATCTCTTTTTTGTGCCAGATGTATAATACTAAGTAATCTGCATACAATGCCCACCGATTGCCTCCCTTGCACAAAGTCAGTTTGATcagcatttattaatttaggcaaagAAGtttccaatctatttgccaacGCTTTGGCAATAATCTTATTCAAAAGTGATATGGACCTATAAGATGatggtttcaatggatccctatctttcttgggAATCACAGTAATAACCGCTGTCAAAAAGGACTCTAGGAGAGCATGGGTTCCCACTCCATAACaggtattaataaatctttaaattctttataaaattctggtgaaaATCCATCCTTTCCTAGGGATTTATTAATTTGCAAGGAGACCAACATTTCCCCTATATCAATTTGAGTAAAGAGAGCATTTAACCCCTCCCTttcttataaatttaaattttggagaTCCAATTGTGACAGGAAACtcaattttattcaaatcccCCACCGAATGAGATTTATATAAATAAACATAAAATTGCTTGAAAGCTTAATTTATTTCCTCCTGTCCAAATCTAGTTTAATTGGATTTATTGTTCTAGAGGTttgttctgctttcaactgccaggAGAGGGCCttataggctctttcccctagctcatagcatttctgtttagatcttgttataattttttccattttatatgtATCTATTGTATTATACTTGAGCTTTTTATTAATTAACCATCTATGTTTATCCCACTCATTGAAGGTCCTTTTCTAAAACTGTAatctccttttccaattcttcCACTTCCCTTGAGTGCTCTTTTATAATCTCCGAGACATAGCTAATTACTTGACTTCTCAAATATGCTTTAATGTGTCCCATAGAAGAAGTTTATCCACAGTGGAATTACAGTTGGTCTCACACAATGTTATTTGGGCCTGAATAAAGTTACAAAAATCTGGCCTTTTTAACAGCAAAATGTATTAAGGCACCATCTATAGACCGTATGCTTCTTAAATGGCATTATCAATAGTCAATACAGTACAagaggtgaatggtctgataagagTCTCGCCTCATATTCAGTTTCCTTGATCTTACCGTGTAAATGGGCagaaaccaaaaataaatctatcctcaaATAGGAGTTATACTGTCTTGAATAGAAAGAATAATCCCTCTAGGGAGAAGCCTTCTCCAGATATCTTTTAAGTTCAGCTCCTCCATTAACCCCAAGGTAGTTTTTGCTGCCTTTGTCCTAGTATATTTCCTTCCTGATCTATCCAGAACCAAATCCAaacagaaattaaagtctccacTCCACCCACCTgatcataagccaatttaaaaaaaatatctcatGAATTTATCATTGTCTGAGCACATTAGGGTCCAGGGATCTTATATCTGACAGTACAAGAATCCTGTGGGATCTATATTTACCTCTTGCgggccaagttttcattctccatcctgtaggctgactcatcctcttcctttatacAATCCCCTAGCGTGGTATCGCCAATTTGTAGAAGGTGTTATTGTCGAAATGGACTACACAATCGTAGGTttgaagtgagtagagcagggagcgtAAGAATGCGGCCCTGTGGCACCccggtactgatggaggttgtgAAGGAGAAGTtcgctgattgtggtctggaggtgaggaaatccacgatCCAATTACAAATCAAGATTACAGATATTTTGCTTTAGTGATGGTTAGCTAAGTACAAGTCTGGTTGTGACTATAGTATGTGAAAGAAAATACAAAGGTAGCAAGGAATAGCTCAGCTCTGAAACAACAAGGGATAGGGCGGATAAATaaaatgtctttggcttggcttcgcggacgaagatttatggagggggtaaaagtccacgtcagctgcaggctcgtttgtggctgacaagtccgatgcggggcaggcagacacggttgcagcggctgcaggggaaaattggttggttggggttgggtgttgggtttttcctcctttgccttttgtcagtgaggtcagTAGAGAATTGGAAATGACAAGGGGTAAGATAACTGGCTATTGGTTCCCATATCACATGAAAGAAAATTATATGGAAGAACAAAAGCGAGGAGGAGAGggcaggaagaaaaaaaaatctacaaaagAAAAGGAGtgcccttataaccatataaccacttacagcacagaacaggccagttggccctactagtccatgccgtagcaaatccccaccctcctagtcccactgaccagcacccggtccatacccctctagtcccctcctatccatgtaacgatccagtctttccttgcaGGGTCGTCACTGAAATCTCGAAGAACTGGGGATAAAAACAATTGACAGTCAGTCTCACCCATCATTGTCCATTGTTTCCACGAACTGACCACAGTCCGTGGACCTTAGAATTGCATCTGGACACGAGAGGCATTTTTCACCATCTGCACTTCTGGCACCATTGAAACAGCGTCAACATCCACATCTTCAATTGTTCTAAGCAGCGGATCCATTTCACCTTCAGTTATTTTTGGTTagaaaactaaatttaaaaaataatacttTGGGGGTAATTTTACACCCTGCTGTCATAACAATTAGTTATCGTTTCCAGATTCATTTGACAAACTTGACGTTTGATACAATTTGAAGATACTCTCTCCACGCCAGACGAGGTGTATTTTTTGTTGGGAAAACGCATAAAGGCAGCAACATTTTTCAAGATGCTATGCTACAGAATTTTTCGGGGTTGTCTCATCTGATTCCAGGAGCTGGAGAATAATTTTTCCTTGGATTGAATGAGCCCCTTTCTCGGCTCGGAGTCTGTGAACTGAGCATCTGTGGGTGGACCAGATGACTTCCCTCATCCCGGGGAGGTAACTCGCAAGATTCGTGAAACCACCTGGGCAGGGCTCGTCATTGGAAAACAGAAAGAATCAGATATACATTTCAATAATCAAAGTTCGATCTGATCGCTTCAGATTTGCTTGAAGGACAGGGCCATTTTAGGTTATGAATGAAACGACGGAGCCCCCGTGCATGCAAAGCGAGCCCCCTGCAAAGCGGCTGAGTGTCGGCTCGCCGTGCTTTGTCTTGTGGCCAGCGTTCTGCCCCCATCACTGCGTCAATTTCATCTGATCCATGACTGCGCGGCCCCATTAACcagcaaaaaaaaccccaccaacGCGCCTAGAGCCAgcgagggagggaaagaaaggagtAGCTTTATCCTAAACATAGAGATGGATACAGTCTCG contains the following coding sequences:
- the mars2 gene encoding methionine--tRNA ligase, mitochondrial yields the protein MRVEDLLPERGRLLRRMWASVSLSRRWRAGNRLRPAAQSGSSSGCRSAPCQACGSRRRSGPAAAPSPNASFITTPIFYVNAPPHIGHLSSAVLADALYRCKVLLGTEAKFTTGTDEHGLKIQQAADATAKNPLDLCASVSEEFRKLFHKSQVSYTDYIRTTEERHKTAVQHFWCVLRENGYLYQATYEGWYSIPDETFLSDSQVLERRDIHGNFIKVSLESGHKVEWTKEENYMFKLSEFTPNLLEWLKKNPQVIRPEKFHHIVLRWLQKEIPDLSVSRQRSRLKWGIPVPQDPTQTIYVWLDALVNYLTVAGYPKNQNLPAFHHIIGKDILKFHAIYWPAFLIAAGMQLPKHIYVHSHWTVNGQKMSKSLGNVVDPMERISVYTADGFRYFLLRQGVPDSDCDYYDDKVVKVLNAELADALGGLLNRCTGTSLNPNQIYSMFSNHCFPERHPEDNRPLISRATAEDYKMIQLVEQLPLNVKDYFENLQIYKALEAIQFCVRLTNGFFQRHTPWKLDRKIAEECCWLETILHITLECLRVYGILLQPVVPTIANQLLSRIAIGPHERDWGDLNFLARYHNNICIFEGRKLGPDTGFLFNRLERTEKVPSKTRGNQRKLNMQHILK